TGCTGCATCCAGTAGTCAGGATTTTCTGGGTTGATAAAACTAATATTGATGAAGGTCTTTTTTAGTTCTTCGTACATATCCTCCAGTTCGTGACGAGCAGCCAGGCGGGGGACAAAACCTTCGGTACTTTCTCTGCTTGCCAGAAATACTTCATAGCAAAGGACCATAATGGCCTGAGCCAGATTTATGGATGTAAATCCTGCCGTGGGAATGGTCACCACGGCCTGACAAAGGCCCAATTCGGCATTCGTAAGGCCTGAGCTTTCAGGCCCAAAAAGAAGGGCTACGCGGTTTTTCTGGGATATAGGGACGAGTCTCTCAGCCAGTTTGCCGGGATCTGAGATGGTCGGTCGCCTGCTCCCCACCCGGGCTGTTGTACCTACAACATACTGAAACGGGGCCAGGGCTGTCTGCAGGTCTTCGAACACCTCCATTGTCTCAACGACGTCGACGGCAAAATGGGTGGCCATCTTGAGTATCCGCGTCAAGTCGCAGTCCCTGGGATCAACCACAATCAACTGGCTGATGCCCATATTGCAGGCTGCGCGGGCCGATGCGCCGATGTTTTCGGGATAGCTGGGTCGATGAAGTACAATGGCAATGTTGCTAAGATTTACCCGTGTGGACATGGGCAATGGCATCATGCCCCAACTAACTCAAGGGCGCCAAAAAAGTAACTGATCTCAAAAGCAGCGGTTTGAGGGGAATCAGATCCATGAACAACATTTTTCCGGCCGTCTGTGGCAAATTCCCTGCGTATGGTTCCCTCTGCCGCCTCCTCATAATTCGTGGCCCCCATCATTTCGCGGTATCTGGCAATAACGTTCTCTCCTTCAAGGACCATGGC
This window of the Deltaproteobacteria bacterium genome carries:
- a CDS encoding RNA methyltransferase, with product MSTRVNLSNIAIVLHRPSYPENIGASARAACNMGISQLIVVDPRDCDLTRILKMATHFAVDVVETMEVFEDLQTALAPFQYVVGTTARVGSRRPTISDPGKLAERLVPISQKNRVALLFGPESSGLTNAELGLCQAVVTIPTAGFTSINLAQAIMVLCYEVFLASRESTEGFVPRLAARHELEDMYEELKKTFINISFINPENPDYWMQHIRRFFSRIHMRGRDVRMIRGICRQIEWYGSRRKTEK